ggtgttccagatcttaaaatttattatctcagctgaaaatgctcatcacatgaaacaatttttgccatggcaccatttttgtatctcttatagttttgttggtctgttagagttctgcatcaggtcttcaagtttcgaagataaattatagcctatatgttgaccaggcttaatactgatacaacaaagaaaaaatcattgaaatccgttcagtagttcggaagattagcgtgtacaaacaaacagacatacagacaaacagacagaatttttttttttggatttgtgctccattactgtttctaaaccccacccaattattatttttttaatatattcaatgtacagacacagtttctttacagatttattatatgtatagatttcttcggggttacgaacgaaatctattaaaatttagtCATCCTCGCTGCACCAAGAGTCGGAACGCATTTtttacgttgttccgaaaaaaaaacaaatacggattaaaaaagcttcaccgctttcaataaaacgttcaccaaaccatctgacaccgacaagacggccgtcatgcaaatgccggcaccgctttttgaagttacggtgtcagttaaCGCTCtttaggaaaccgccccatttcgtttacatagacaacgttctagtgacgtcattcaccgctgtattacggccgctatatgactgcaccgctttcctaagaaaccaaagctttacctaaatatattgcacggccgcttttttgtagctatccgaacttggtcggattatgtgggttttcgatgcttcgtcagtattataattgtctttctttaattactgaattttgcaagtgaatagttgaatgattaaacaaattattggcatacattttaccatgcaattcctttagaacgtcgtgatattcgactgctttgtaaacagtgatctatttaTGGTTaattatcctataactttttcatTACttacggaacatcattgatacttggcaacatgttgcagatacttacaaggtttgtgtaaacgtgaaaatctagaccccaaactgcatactttaagaactaagacctaataagtgtattttacgtttatatttttatcttttaaaccctacgactttttctaaatctgttttttaaacaaattcaaaacaacatatgtaaaaatctacagctctctatgtaagcgctttatatgaaaactagctaatggccaaacgttcgcgtagcggaaacttgaatttctccgaagtttatgcatgcactgatttcattcatacataaataattatacacaaatacacacaaatttttggacacatctcttttcttctaaagtctatggattaaaaaaagttccgccaggacaacgttcgcccagcggaatccgtttttggtgaatttctccacaatggctgcatacacaaatttttatttaccatacacaattataggacgtcttacactaattatctgcataattaaaatctttaaattcaacaacattccgctgcgcgaacgcacacctcAATTCTCTAAGATAACTGGTAATGATTGTTTCCAGCTCGTGAGATTCTACCACAGTGGGACAAACAGATCCAGAGCCTGTGTTACCAGGTCAACAGCCTCATAGAGAAGATAGCGGCGGCGGAGCCCGAATGGATGGCCAAGCTCATGGAGGAAGAAATGATACAATAAGCTCTTGTACCCAATGATACTGTTCTTACAATATAATGCTTTTCCAGTACCATAGTTTGTATTCAATACTCTCTAACTAATGCATCATTTTTTCCGGTATTTTAAACTAAGGGTCGTAGCACACATATCACCGTATCAACTCGACCCGTCGCGAATTTACCAGTATTATTTATATGACCCTACTGCAAACCCATTCTAAACGCAAGCTCCTTTACACTTCTTGTTTGTCGATTCCGTAAAAAAACTCCCGAAGTTGTAAGAAGTTCTAATTAATACGAAAAGCGATTTACGGAAAGTCAATTACTTGAGCAAAACTTACAAGTGTAAAGGCAGCCTAACGTAATCGCCTGGCTTACGTCGCATCGCTTAGGCCACTTTCCTCCTGCGGTCTTCAATGAACAAAATGATTGAACTAATGCCGTCTAACCCATCAACCCACGGTCGGCGTGATGTATGCCCGTCGTCATTCAGCTGTAGCCGACTGGACGTGCCGGAGCTTCGGTTATGTAAATGTTCCACTATTGAACGCCAAGGGGAAAGGCGAGGGCGGTGACGATCCGCTCCTGAGTTATATATGCTGTGACCCTTCAACGTTAATGATCCAATCTACTTTACCTCAAATTAAAcagaacaatataaaaaattctttattaaacaacttcaaattaaaataataagtcaataaaaaaatataaatatcattcCTATCCAACTGGAAAACCACTTACGGAACAATATTAACGGACTTACATTAGGAAAGGATAAACACCAAACAAATAAGCAGGTAAAGgtctaataaaacaaatacgcACTGATTCCAACAGACTATTCAGTTTTATTACCATTCAATCAATACACCATAGGTGCTTATTTACAAGACATCTGACGTAGTGACGTTATGTAGGTTCTTTAGCAAAACAGGGATGCTCATACGCCGCGTGCTAATACATAATACTTTGAGAACTCTAAACATTTGAGGAAAAAAGCGTCCGCCGTCTTgaaatagaaattataatattgaCTGACGGCGTAACTCGCATATGCAACAAAGACGAAGTTATCGAATGTATGACAATTTGATTGTTGCGTTTTGAACGCTCGAATACACTATACAGAGAACACTTGAAGATACtgtttaataaattgattttttctAGTTACGCTTCCTTTTCTGTTAATAATAACAGTCAGTGTGGCATTATGTATTATCTACAGGACTAAAAGCCGAAGCGCCTCTGTGTACTTAGGGCTCGAGCTCCAGAGCGACGCCCACTTTGTGTCCACCAGCGTTGAAGTTCTGGCCATCGATAGCAGCAGAAATTGTCAAAGTCACGCCTGCAAATAATCATTATTGTTACATCATTTTGCCAAATCACTGCATCGTGATAAGAGATAACGCATGTCGCGCACGTAACAAAACAAGACGAGATCATATGATCTAAGATAAATGAACAATGATGTTAAATTCTCCGAATGGTAATGATAAACATGTTTGAATTTGGTATAGGGGGGAGTGGAAAGTAATAGAGTTAATTTCTCTGTATAATTAAGATAGTTACCTGGGCGCAACTTCTGTTGGTATCCAAGACCAATGAGAGATTTGTTGTTGACCTTGGCATGCAGAGACGCGTCGGCGTCTAGCGCGAACTTGGCTCCGACGCCAAACAGTGTGTCGGCCGAGCCCGCGGTCCACTTCATGCTAATACCGCAGTCGATCTTTTCTGACACCTTCTGGTAGATGGAACCACCGAAGTCCTTTCCGTTGTCACTGTTTCATATAggaataacaaaattatattaaattaataatatatattccATGTAACAAACTTGAAGTAACAGCTGCAAATCTTACGAGACATATTCAAAGTAGTTAAGGaacaaatgtattaaaattgagCTCATTGCCTTAATGCTTAGTTGGTAGAAACTGGTTTGCATAACAAGAGAGATGACATCCTTGCTAAACCTCACTAACTGGGGCATGTGTTATGCAATCATATAAAATCAATAGCAGTGACTCATTGTGTGTAGTTATTTAGTGCCCTACTATAAGACCTAGATTGAGCTCACTGAATGACCATTGATTTTTACAATAATGTATACCAGGAATTGTAAATAATGCATGTTGTGCTATTACTTCAAAGGTTGTTATACATTTATGACCGAGATGTTAAACATATAATTAATGGGCTTTCATGCAGATTTAGAAAACTTACACATTGGTGTGTAGGTTGAAGTCCTTAGACTCATAACCAAGAGAGAAGTTGTTCTTGGAGAACTTGGTCTTCTGTGAGTCAAACTGGCCGTGCACACCGGCAAGCCAGCCCTGGAAGGAGAGGACAGCAGCCACATCCACAATGGGTCCAGCCAGATCCAAATCCAAGTTGGTGTTTACGGCAACAGTATCATTAGCAAAAGAGGTCTTCAATTTACCAGTCTTGGTtctgcaaataaaattgtactgTAATTTATAACATAAGCAGAGTTTATCATCTTATTTGAATTCAGCATGCAATAATTTTTTAATAGTGCATCAGAGAGGCCATATTCATACCCAGTCTGTGGTGCAAAGGTTCCTTCAAGGGTTACTTTAAGGCCGGCAGCAATCTTGTCCTGGATCGTAATATCAGTGGCAAGTGTGTTGTCTGTGTTCCACTTCTCAGTGAACGTAAGGCCATAGTCCTTCACTGCATATTTTGATGAAAGGCTACCAAAAACCTAGAAATTGGCAAAAGTTAATTGCATAGAAATGTCTTATTAGATTCCTTAACAGTGAAAGAGGATTTACACcttatcatattttgtataACTAATTTAGAGAATATTCTGTTAGAGATTTTAAAATCTGCTGAATTTATGGGCAGTAAAACACAAAACTATGTAGCAATTCAATGGGAATAAACTTAATCAATAGTATTACGAAAATGCTGCTATATAACTGACCTTTCCGCTTTCTTGGTTGGAGGTGATTCCACTGGCGAATTCAACACCTGTTTCACTCTTGGTCTTCAGGTCAAATTTAAATACACCAAAGTGGTAGCCTTTGCTGAAGACATCATTGGCCTTCTTTCCAAGATCAGCATAGTATGGGGGAGCCATTCCCTATACAAATGAATAATATTAGGGTTACTAGATGTGCAAAAGTGATACATGACTATAAGGTTCATTAACCTTAAAATTGACGAATGTTAGAAAAGATCGTTGTTCAGCCTCATCACATGGATCAAGGTGATGAGCTTTAGCAAAGTCGAGAAATTGCAATCAGTGCCAGGTGTGTCAGGGTCGAAATCGGCTTAGTGACTTATTTACAAGCCACTTCACACAAGGTATTACATAACATCAATGCATTATGACTGAAGCTCTATTACTTGCATGTTCCAGCATTCTGAAAGGCCATGAACATGAATACCTAGATTGTAATACGTCTTTGAGGCCGTAAACTTGACCTTCGTGAAAAGAGCCGAAGTTGAGCTCGAATGTTGAAATCACATGCGTCAATTAGCCACTATCCCCGGTGACGTTTCAGTTTAGCAAATAGGGGAAACATTACGTACATTTTCATGATCAGAACGGAGACCTTGTAATACAAATGTCTATGAAAGGGATTTTAACTGAAAGATATGTATGAAATCTACGAAATTGGAATATGACGTCGATTTTTCCCCGTTATAACCGGCTCGCCCTGCAAATTGTAACCTAAATGAAAGGCTATGAAATTCTTACAATTTCACCAGACACTCAAACAAAAAATTGAACAGATTTCAAAATACTTACTGCAGGTTGAATTTATTCACAAATTAGAACTATTTTACACTGAATTCCAGGCAATTTGCCGAGAACAAGACCTCCTACACTACCACACCACAagacaattttaattttgacaaaaagTCGACAGAGGGCGTAAGATCCGGAACTCACGTTATTGATATTAAGTATTCTTTAtgtgtactttattttaaagaaaaaatattgtactcTACTATAATAATGATaggtcaaaaaataatttattatatatacatataatataaattcataattttggTATAATGCAGTAATACAATTCGAAAGACTTGTGTTGATTCAGTCGCGATGAAGTCAATGACGTAAGTCTGAATGATAATCTAGTTATTTTACGTCTTTTTATGTTTTCCTATAAATCAAACATAAATGTTTAATTGCAAACGTTTAacgattaattaaattaattatatagttGTTTAAGTTGCAACTAGAACTCACACTAAAAGACTACTAAATAAATGGTTGCACACTTAATGCAATGTTGCACTATAACAGCCCACAGGACAATACGCGCggattttaaaactatttgtttattctACAAGATATCAGGGACTTACCGatggtttataatattattgggTGTGGTCTCAAAAGTGAGTGGGTGATAAGAAGATTTTAGCCTATTTCCAGTATTTTATTCATCAAAACCTGAAGGCTCTCTTCAAAATCATTATCAAGGCTATCAACACGCCAATTTTTGATAACTAACACGTTGCCAACCAACGCTGAAAATTCTGGGGAAAATTCCCGATTCGTGGGGAAATGAGGGTCAAAGCCGGGACAGTTCGCGAAATAAGAAAAGTCGGGAAATCCGGACTAATATTCTGTAATCCGCGGCCTGGTGGGTATATCTTAGGGAAGTTACCATTAATTTGTGCTCTTCCATCTCATTCATTAATAATTTTAGGTGGTACCTACATTTGAAACTAaacctaagaaaaaaaaattgcacgtGCAGACAATAATAATTTCTGTAGCGCAATGCGACGAACTAAAATTTTTACgagtaaaataaatgaattgcgCATAGAACCACATAGAACtgtgtttttaatcaaaatatattatttaaaaaaacttactgTTCCGGATCCAAACgatttttctaaaaaacaaataaatccaCATGCCTTTTCTGCGTCTTCTTCATCGGGTGGGCAGTCTACAACTTCCCCATCTTCATTTTTACAGACATATTTTTTAACCACTGTACCATCCTATTAACACAACAAAATTatacctttaatttattttgcctatttttattttactaatcaGAAAAATAGTACACAGTCCTAATGATATGGAATTGATAATATGCATCGATGACACATTTGCGTGAGTGCATGGTTACTAATATCGTACCTAGAGATGACCGTTTAAATACCCTTTCCtgctattcatatttttattgcagtAGAGAGTGTGTGCACAGAGTAGTCTGCAAAGCTATGAACAGTTGCACCTATTAACAAGAGTCCTAATAACTTACAGGTAAGACACATTCTTTCGTCTCTCGAATAATTGCAGCGTTTACTAAAGGTAATTTCAAACTTCGCCAACAGTTTAAAACTTCGCCAATATTTGCGTAATCAAATATATTCTCAAAAATTggcataattaattaataaaaaaacattaaaattacaataatagtGTAACGAAAAATATATGACAAGGTAGGACGACTAGATTGTTTggatttaaaaattttacaaatCTAATAGGAATGGCTGTTACTTTTATGTAGGGGCATAATTGATTTGCATAAGCTcagaaaaagttttatataggtacttacgcaTACTCGATACTTAGGCTTTATTCCGGCCTATGGACCTATAttgggtaggtacctattacgtCTACCCTAGACTCAGTCTGTTTGTCGTTCGCAGACGatcattgatttttttttcattatgaaTGAATAACATCGCGTCATGTGTGAATGACCTTTGTCGTGGATCACCTTTCAGTAGCATAAGTCTATAGTTGGTATACAAGAACCCAGATAGCTAGGTATGTTATTGGCATTGCTCCACGGAAGCTAGATCTAGTTCCAACATCTGGTAACTGTCATTTTATAGGCATTCCTGTCGAGGGAGTGCTATTCGCAACGATTGaaaaatcattaggtacttataggTAGGTAACCTACTTGATAGATGCCGATATATTGAACTAAGTTAATAATGCCTGCTTTACTTGAATGTATAAGGATCTCTAATTGTTCCTTTTACTGAttgtatattaattatttcGAGCCTATCCATTCTTTACATAATTTCAATTTGCCTCTAAAAATCTTAGCATTTCCTGCGAAGTTCCCTCAATTAGCACCCATCCGCTTGATAATGAGTTGACTTTGATGCCAGATATTTTTAGTAGTAGACGTTGTTTATTCGCTCTCGCATATATATAGAAGACAATAGATATTACTGAATGTAAACTTATATCGTATCATATGGAAACGCTCTGAAAGTTCGAGCGGCCCAATTCTCGAATGGTCTGAAGTTTATTTTAGACGCTAATCTTGTTCAGTCGGCATTTCAGCAAACAGTTTCGGACGCTTCAATCTGTATCTGATCAATCCGAGGAGCACGCGTGTATCGAAATGGATGATGAAGTGCgtcattataaaatacaacaaaacgATAAATATGGACGGTATTTGATTGCAAATAAGGATCTAGTGGGCGGCGAATTAATATTTACAGATACTCCATTCGCAGTAGGACCAAAACCAGGCAAGTGTtgcaaaaaatgtgtttaacaACTTAGTTAACTGATCTAGAACTAAGGTAGACTATTTTTCCGATGCTTTTTGTAGAAACTACCTATTGGTTATTCCTATTACCTGACCGGACCGGCCACAAATCAATAGATCCGTTTCTAAATAAGAATACCTAATATGCAAAAATCCCGTATGCATATAATAATTTGCCTACATACTTAATGAAAGTTTTCGCCGCATAATTAGTATCGGAAATTAAATTGTTGCATCTGCTAGTAGCCAAATTGTTCCATGACATAGGTCTATAGGGAGGTAGCTTAGTTATCGACAAATCAAGCGACTTTTATGTATTGTCATCATTCTTCAATAATAAtcagacaaaataatttataatacttACTATGTTATTGCATGTACGTAGTATAGTACCTATCTAATTTGACTTTGACGGATACGAAATACCTAAATGGCCACATCAATTTTGAATCTAATCAGATTATTGTTTTGTTGACGCTACAAACCTAACCGTCTACTTACTACCACAGAcggaaattattattgttttgaattaaaattaccATTTGAAAATCTTCTTCAGCTTCAAACTTATGCGTGGAAACACGTTATTAGTTCTTTGCGTGAGTCTGTGTAAaaagtcgtagtggcctagtgggtaaagaaccaacctctcgagtatgagggcgcgggttcgattccaggtcaggcaagtaccaatgcaacttttctaagtttgtatgtactttctaagtacctatatcttagacaccaatgactgtgtttcggatggcacgttaaactgtaggtcccggctgtcattgaacatccttggcagtcgttacgggtagtcagaagccagtaagtctgacaccagtctaaccaaggggtatcgggttgcccgggtaactgggttgaggaggtcagataggtagtcgcttcttgtaaagcactggtactcagctgaatccggttagactggcagccgaccccaacatagttgggaaaaggctcggaggatgatgcgtGAGTCTGTGTaaaacaaatgcaaatgaaaCTCTACTTACGAACGAACGTCAACCTAAGATTCGGTTTACAGACACTCCACCGCTATGCCTGAGCTGCTACTGCCCCGTGGAGAACACCATGTGTTCCTCTTGCGGCTGGCCAGTCTGCAGCGAAGAGTGTGAGAAGGCGCCGGCTCATGCTGGAGAATGTGCCGTGTTCTCTGCCGCCAGGGTGCGCTTCCAGCCAGTTGAGGATTGGACTGCCAGCGCCCCGCAACTTGACTGTATAACACCGTTAAGGTACCAAACCAAAGTCGGGCTAGATAGCCTCAATTATGacgaaaatatttcattaaatcaATAGAGTCCATGGATTTTTCTCCCAGCGATCCTCTGCAATTCTGCATTCCTTTTATTTACACAGATTCCTAAATAAAtcagaagatatttttattattagatattttcACTTTACCCACACAGAATACTTTTGGCGAAAGAATCAGATCCCGACAGATGGGAGCACGATCTAGAGGTGATGGAGACGCACACGCAGGATCGCAAGGAGCGCCCCACCTGGGCGGCTGATCAAGTCAACATCGCCGACTTCCTCGTAGACCACTGCAAGCTTGCCAGCCGATTTGATAAAGACTTGGTACAGAAAGTCTGTGGGATTCTGGAGGTGAGGCTGCAGAAGTTATAAGTACTTAACTAACTGCTGATTTCTTTCCACCACTACAGCTAAGATGGCTCTAATGCAATTTGTCTTCTATTGAAAGGTACTAAGTACCCTCATAAAACACACTATTTAGTAGGTATGCAGTCGCATCCAGTAAAACATGGCCAACCTTGGTGTGACAAGGTAGACAGATGCACTAACAAAACTGCGTCTAGTGCGTGCGTTATGTATTTACAGGTTAACTCCGTTGAAATCCCGTCTAGAGGTGGCTTCAGCATACGCGCCCTTTATCCTCAGCTGGCCATCGCAGCGCATAACTGTGTCCCTAACATCGTGCACACAATACTGCAAAACGATTATCAGTAAGTATCCTCTCATTTTCCGTCGACTTTACTTGCGTTAAAGTTTGCACATTCCTCAATCAGCCTCTTAGCATCCAAATGCCAAGGGAATTTGACCCTTATCTCATTGTTTACAGAGTGCAAGTCAGAGCCGCGATCCCAATAAAGGAGGGAGATGCTCTCCACATATGTTACACGCACTCGTTGTCCCCTACTATAGTTCGACGGGAATTCTTGGCAGAGTCCAAGTTCTTCCAGTGCGATTGCGCGCGCTGTGCTGACCCTACCGAGCTCGGCACGCATCTCAGTACACTCAAGTGCAGTAAATGTGACAACGGTGTTATACTGGCTTCTAATCCTTTGGGTAAGTAACAGATCAAACGATAGAGTACTGGGACCGgaagatatacctacttttgCAAAGGCTACTGGGACAAATAAGTAACGGCTCGATTTTGATAGATATTATAGTTTTAAACTGGAGACAGAGATACCTAGATCTTTCGTAGCAAACTGTGGGTATTCTCACATccctaatttatttatgttgtcgcttttatatatttttctttttaggtACTTCCTTGGATGTATACGACTCCCTTATATATTGTTCTATATACTTGGTTACATACCCTCCCACTTTCGATGAAGATACCACTAATACTTACAGACAACGAGGGACCCTGGTCATGCAACGACAAGAACTGTGGGTTCAAGACAAGCGGCGCCGCCATGCGCAAGATGTTAGCGGTGGTACAAGCAGAGATCGATCAACTGGATGTCATGGAACCAGGACCTGCTGCCATTGAGCAGCGGGAAGCTGCTATTAAAAAGGTACCTAGCTACACACGACATTTTTAAGGGAAATCATCCCGCTATGGATgcaacgtgagggagtgtctCTTGCTAACTAGAACCCACCaagttccttcttaagccctttaagtaccagggccgcggtaactctttctaacaatcccgcagccccggaagaCACACGACTAAGGCCCGCAATTTCACTGCTTACCGATAATTTGTCAGCTAGTTTTCCGATACTTATTGCTATCTATCTGCCAGATAACGGTTGattataatttctgccagatattgctatccATCATCATAAGCTTTTTTCCAACTAAGTACGTTAGAGTCggcttcattttttttaagttagacTATCTTAGGTGAAGGttttttctatcaaaaacaaatatttctgTTTAAGTTCCAAATACTTACACGTGGCgctagtagtttttttttttcaaatgtgcTACAATCAATAagaagtacaaaaatatttctaaataaataatgtcttcgaagttttcagttataaaattatgttcCAGTACAAATCAGTATTCCACCCGCGGCATTCTCTGCTCCTTTCGCTGAAGCACTCTCTAGCACAGCTGTATGGGCGCGTGGAGGGCTACGGACTGGACGAGCTCCCCGACCTTCTGTTGGAGAGGAAGGCGGAACTGTGCCGACTCGTGCTCAGCACCCTCGATGTCATCACGCCAGGAGATACACGGATGAGAGGTAATAGTCGTTCAATATAACAGCTAGCCCGTTGGTTGAACGCCATACAATCACACGGCTTTACATTAATTAGGCAACTGGTGCAATTAACCCTAAAAAACTCGATGAGTTATTGAATGGCGTTGTTTAATCAAAAGGCTACCTATTTGATCAAATGGCTACTACTTGGCTACGGTACATGAATGTACATGCCTTTTTTCAGGTATGATGTTATACGAGTTACACGCACCGCTGATGTTCTTAGCCCGAAGTGAATTCGGGGCCGGGCTTATTACGCAAGAGAAGCTCAAAGATAGATTACAGGAGCCCATTCAATGCTTGGCCGAAGCTGCACGAATACTGATGAGGGAAGATCCGAACAGTCCCGAGGGCATCACTGGGCGAGTTGCACAGCAGTCTATGGAACAACTTAAAGCTAGCCTAGAATGTCTATAAAATCTAGTCAACAGCCTCTGAAGGCAGAATAGTATTATGTGGCAAGTTTTCACTTTATCTTTTTACTTAATGTATAGAGTTACTGTTACTCCTGGCATTTTATTTAGGAAATAATTGATTGTTTCTTTGTATTGAATAGGCTTTGAAATTACTGATTTgaatttctttcactgttgggaagctacatggGTCACatcaagctatattttatcctggtttAGGAAAAAGTTACACTGGGAGTTAGGTTAAACCACGAGAAACTGCTAATAAAAGCTATAAAAAGACACTACATAACAATGATCTCTTGGAAATGAATTCAATAAACAGTTTGTTGCATTTTACtcacatttgttttatttcgtcataatttattacacttcaaaatttaattttcttggGCTTTTTGCTTGATTCTAcaggtgtaaatttattttgttgctGTCCTACATCTTCAATGTTTTCTGAACTGTCCAATGTGTGCAGTTTTACAGTAGTCTCTTCCTTTTTATCCATCACCTGGGAAACATAagccaatttttatttttgctacaaaatgttataaatatgttaaCGTACACGTTAACACGCACGCACTGCAGACACACATGCATCTCAAGCAGAGGGGAGCGGGCGGCGTGGCGGGGCAGCGACGGCTCGCGCGCCCTCCAAACACACCTTACGACAACGCGAGCAAGAACGGACGCAATTGCGAATTTAATTTGTGCTAATAGCCTACTTAAGAAAACCTATTAAACCAAGAAATACAGTCCACTCTTTTATTCCATCTGGGCCTATCTATGGTCCTTCGAAGTAATTAGTCAAGTTAAAAGCAAAAACGTCTCGCGAT
This genomic interval from Helicoverpa zea isolate HzStark_Cry1AcR chromosome 18, ilHelZeax1.1, whole genome shotgun sequence contains the following:
- the LOC124638702 gene encoding voltage-dependent anion-selective channel-like, which gives rise to MAPPYYADLGKKANDVFSKGYHFGVFKFDLKTKSETGVEFASGITSNQESGKVFGSLSSKYAVKDYGLTFTEKWNTDNTLATDITIQDKIAAGLKVTLEGTFAPQTGTKTGKLKTSFANDTVAVNTNLDLDLAGPIVDVAAVLSFQGWLAGVHGQFDSQKTKFSKNNFSLGYESKDFNLHTNVDNGKDFGGSIYQKVSEKIDCGISMKWTAGSADTLFGVGAKFALDADASLHAKVNNKSLIGLGYQQKLRPGVTLTISAAIDGQNFNAGGHKVGVALELEP
- the LOC124638697 gene encoding SET domain-containing protein SmydA-8 isoform X1, encoding MDDEVRHYKIQQNDKYGRYLIANKDLVGGELIFTDTPFAVGPKPDTPPLCLSCYCPVENTMCSSCGWPVCSEECEKAPAHAGECAVFSAARVRFQPVEDWTASAPQLDCITPLRILLAKESDPDRWEHDLEVMETHTQDRKERPTWAADQVNIADFLVDHCKLASRFDKDLVQKVCGILEVNSVEIPSRGGFSIRALYPQLAIAAHNCVPNIVHTILQNDYQVQVRAAIPIKEGDALHICYTHSLSPTIVRREFLAESKFFQCDCARCADPTELGTHLSTLKCSKCDNGVILASNPLDNEGPWSCNDKNCGFKTSGAAMRKMLAVVQAEIDQLDVMEPGPAAIEQREAAIKKYKSVFHPRHSLLLSLKHSLAQLYGRVEGYGLDELPDLLLERKAELCRLVLSTLDVITPGDTRMRGMMLYELHAPLMFLARSEFGAGLITQEKLKDRLQEPIQCLAEAARILMREDPNSPEGITGRVAQQSMEQLKASLECL
- the LOC124638697 gene encoding SET domain-containing protein SmydA-8 isoform X2, with the protein product MRVKAGTVREIRKVGKSGLIFCNPRPDTPPLCLSCYCPVENTMCSSCGWPVCSEECEKAPAHAGECAVFSAARVRFQPVEDWTASAPQLDCITPLRILLAKESDPDRWEHDLEVMETHTQDRKERPTWAADQVNIADFLVDHCKLASRFDKDLVQKVCGILEVNSVEIPSRGGFSIRALYPQLAIAAHNCVPNIVHTILQNDYQVQVRAAIPIKEGDALHICYTHSLSPTIVRREFLAESKFFQCDCARCADPTELGTHLSTLKCSKCDNGVILASNPLDNEGPWSCNDKNCGFKTSGAAMRKMLAVVQAEIDQLDVMEPGPAAIEQREAAIKKYKSVFHPRHSLLLSLKHSLAQLYGRVEGYGLDELPDLLLERKAELCRLVLSTLDVITPGDTRMRGMMLYELHAPLMFLARSEFGAGLITQEKLKDRLQEPIQCLAEAARILMREDPNSPEGITGRVAQQSMEQLKASLECL